ATGAAGCGTCTTAGTCTTGAACTTGGAGGTAATGCACCATATATTGTCTTTAATAGTGCTGATTTGGATGCAGCTGTAGCGGGAGCAATGGCTAGTAAGTTCCGTAACACAGGTCAGACTTGTGTTTCTGCCAACAGATTTTTTGTACAAGcagaaatatttgataaatttattgaaaaatatttggttaaaattaaaagtgaAATTAAAATGGGTGATGGTAGTAAAGAAGGTATCACTCATGGGCCTCTTATTAAGGATAGTCAATTGAAAATGGTAGATGATTTAGTTCAAGATGCAGTCTGTAAGGGAGCTAAAGTACATTGTGGTGGCAAACCATTACCTGAATTGGGTCCTTTATTTTATGCTCCTACATTGCTCACAGACGTTACtaaagatatgaaaatatataataaagaaatatttggtCCTGTGgctgttattaataaattccaTAATGAAGAAGATGTTTTGAAAAAAGCCAATGATACTCCTGTGGGATTAGCtggatatttttattcgcAAGATATATCACAAGTGTTTAGAGTAGCAAGGAAGATGGAAGTTGGTATGGTGGGTGTAAATGAAGGATTAATTTCGTGCGCGGAAGCTGCATTTGGAGGTGTAAAGGAATCAGGATTAGGAAGGGAAGGGTCTAGTCATGGTATTGACGATTTTActgatattaaatatgtatgtataggaAATTTAAGGAATTAACTATTAAATAGTTAAAATTAAGcagatataatcaataatatgaAACAAAATTTAGAGTAAGTTTactttaaaagtaaaattctaaatatatCCTGAGGGCttccataaaaatatttaaagttaCTATTAGtttgtatatagtatattctTATAGTGAGAGTAATaagtaatatacaaataatttttaaatactattacattattatatattataatattttttttttatatcaatagtAAATTAAATGACaagttatattaaattcttgGTTTTGATCTAAGAGTACTGATATGTATTCAAACACTAATGATAGAATTATACAGTATCGTAATTTATTTAGCATAGTATACCTAAtgagtatttctttttttttaatgaaataaatgatgtGATAATATTTCACAGTACGATTTAATTTCGATTGATAGTATATATACGTgctatttgttatttaatggaatattttaaaatattttttacgtcATGTTTATgcattaaatatttgattaataaatcaaGAACAACAAATTCTactaattataaatgaatgatGATATAATGACTTCAAGATGTGTAAAtgcaaatgaataaataaataaatatatatatatatatagtatatatgtagtatatatttataatatatttatttatcaaatttctttAGTTCTCgatggatatttttttttgtctaaaaacctttatttttatactcgtCATTTTTTCACGAATATCATATCGTATCACTTGATTCGTTTTTTGGCCAGTATTATCGAAGCTTTAAAACGActtcaataatttttgatatcaCAATTTTCAGAAGTCAAACGAAAGACATTGACTTTGTACGCTATAATTTTGCCATTTCCACTGTTGGACTTGTATTCTTTTGTGATTTCATGCTAGATCTATGAATTAGATTACTTCGCATCACTTCACCACGAAGAGATGCTCTCATCGAAATTCTCGCGCTAGTTCTGCCAAATGATCGGAATATTTCAGGTGCCGGAGGTTCTTTGTCTTGCAATTTTCtagaataaaacgaaagaaaataattataaaaaaatatattatcaacaTTCGTTGAATGTTTGTGTATACTTACTTCGAGAAGCAAGGTACATCCCACATTTTTTGATTCAAACCAAAATTCTCACCATCTTCTAAAGTCTGTGGCAGATCTTTGTCTAATGTTTCTGGCAGGAAGAGAGTCAAAAGACCTCCTATAATTCCAAAGATACCTAAGAGTAATAATGGAAGGATCGAAGAGATGATATTCAAATAAACTACAAAGGGTGCTAAAATACTAGCGACGTATCCCATTATGTGAATTAGAGCGACTCCTTGAGCACGTACTACAGTTGGCAGAACTTCAGCCGCATATTGCAAACCTATATTGTAGGAAATGTTTACCCAAAATCTTCCACATATAGCCAGAGTAGCAGAGTAAATatctgaaagaaaagaaaaaaacgaattgatagttgaaaaaatatgtaaatgaaagttataaaaatataactcaCTATTTGAAACAGCACAAGCCCAGATACTGAAGATTCCAGATATCACCATTGAACCGCAGGCTAACCATCTTCTACCCCATCTGTCAAGGACCAGTGTCAAGAAAGTATCAGCTGGTAATTCGGTTGCTGCAGCAACGGTGAACGTGATGAAAACGTTTAGACCAAGATTGTCGACATTCCTCACGTGACCATCGAAGACCAGAGAAATCGCCATCCTTCGATCAAAGATTCGACAAATATAACGTCATTCTACATATAATTCGCCGAGCGAAGTAGAATTCTGTAATTATCCAAAGATTGTTAAAAGATACATATGAGAATTCGAATTTATTGctcgaattatttcaaattattcattttgagAATCGAAATTTGACcatttaaaatgaattctAGATCTTTTCGATAATCTTACCAAATCACGATGAACAAGATCGTTATCTTACGTAGCCGTGGACTTTTAAATAGATCCAACACGGAATAAGATTTATCAGTTTCCTCTTCTTTACGTATTTTAGCACAGGTTTCCTACAAATGGCGTTCAATATATAAGAACCCGTTCAAATCTTACGATAtgcattttaaaataaaataaaaatcatacttGGAATTGTTTGTAAATATCATCGGGAACCTTTGTACCATTAATCCGTTCGAACTTTCTCAAGATCCCTATGGCTTTATCTATTCGTCCTTGACTGACTAACCATCTTGCACTTTCCGGTATTAACCATGGTGATACTACAGCTAAAATTAGGGGAACGGACGTTGCCAAGCATGTCAGTTTCCAGTCAGCCAAGAAATAAGCGATCCAAGGTAAGATGCAAGATgcgaaagtaaagaaaatcgCTATCGACATGTTAGCAACAAATGTACGCCATTTCGGTCCGACATATTCCAAGACTATAGCatggaagataaaaaaacgattaggtataagataaaaataattaggattttttttctacacgaTTGTAATTACCTACCTAATATATACATCATTGTAAAACAATTGTCGAAAGCAAAACCAAAGAAGAAACGACACACAGCAAATTCCCAGAAATTTCCGGCAAAGATCGTGGCAACACCTGATAAAAAGCCAGTAATATTTGCTCCAACCAACGCTGGTACTCGTCCAAATCGATCGGCGATCCATCCAAATATCAATCCACCAAAAATGGCACCAACGAAGAAGATGCTCTGGGCTGTATTTGGTAAAGCACTGTCATCACAAACCCATtcaaactataataaaaaatatattgtattcaGTATAATTTATAGAATAGAGAATAAACGATACACTGTgtgatgcaaaaaaaaatttcagagTTTGAGAGAtgatttatatcataaaaacatggattatttataaatgaaagaacTATTTTTAGCAAATAATTACTTTCTAATAGATCAAGTATCTATGCTATTAAATCCTTATATACTTTTCAATCCTTTCGATCTCTTAAAGGAATTCTACATGGCCATCGTGATATTCATGATATCAAAAACGCCCTTGATTATGTTAATTACATTCCATGAATGGTCATGACAGCTTTCTAAAtgtttcgcgtatgccgaagggcaaaaaaaaaaagaaaaaatattgcttACGTCGATCAACATCAATCTTCCAGttaatatctttgaaatatcTAACCTCGGTTGCTATAGTTGAATAGGGAATGTCCGTGTAGTTAAATTCCCAACCATGCTGACACTTTTTTATTGACCACGTTGGATCGCTGACCTTTATTCCTTTCGACAGGATTTCAGTGTAATTAGTATCGTACATGATACACTTTGAATAGCCTTCGCCTTCAGGTGGTATTGCCAATGCGATTCTGAAAGtatcaaatgaatttttatcttaatgagttcatataatatgatatataagcAAACCTATAATTCGTACATTATTCATCGAACCAATCATTGCATTATACTTCTACACATCTTCTTTGCTTTGTGCAATACTTAGTAAAATACAGTGTGTGTATTATTTTGCAATTATTTATGCAATTTTTACACCTTATTGTAGAAGgatattttgcaatttttttttctatcatattatatttcgaaagTGTTCTCAGAGTAAAGTGTTATAGGAGGATTGGATTGCTTATATATAGGGTGATCTCTCCGattcgatcattttatttttaaataagaacatttttttcaagagaaagactgatttaaaagaaatcaaatatatattttttccctttcttttttgtaaggatgattaaatatttattcttttttcttcaattcattaaaaatctgTAAATATCCTGTAGATTAGAAACtcgatatacgtatatttataaaagttagATTACACGTAAGCTTAacgatttagaaaaaaatagattgttcTCGATAAATTCTAATAGGATCATTACAATtctctatgtgtgtgtatgtataaaaacaaagaatctAATCTGTCTTTTACCCGTACACACTAATACGCAATGGTAATATGATATGAGGATAAGTATCTTAATGTATGCACATGGAAAATAAAGAgcttattaagaaaaaaaatttttaaataaatgaattatatataaaaaaataattagtgaTTTTTGTGAAAACATAAAGACGTAATCTCTATTACAAAGTATGGAAAATAACAAGATCTTTTGAAACAATGTATTTATCACTACGTCAATGTGattgtattctttttaatcaacAGATTCGTCAGAAATTTCCAGTTGCataattcatttgtttttctgtTTATACCTTtgtaaatatgtttaaatatattatgtatgtacatcgtAGTTTATCAATCTTTTTCACATGTGCTTGCAAGTTTTCTTAGCTCGTTTCTTGCAAATTGTTCAATACTTGGAGACGAGAGATCGATGAATCGATCACACGATTTGCGCAACTACACAAGATCATTACACAAGATCGTTACATTCCTGCGAATCGTTCTGCTGCGACCGCGATTCACgcattaaaaatcatattatgttatatttatactcGATTAATGTCATCTTGAAAATTAACGGATACAAGATAACAACTTAATTAAAGATCATTAGAAACAGGTACGTTTGTTGAAAAACTTTCGCTAGAATACGTtcgatatatgcatatataggtacgagtatatatacaatatttgtaTGGTACGTTTATTATATGCattgcaaaataaaaataaagaagtagATTGCAAGTGcaaataaacgttattatttaatgaacaAGTTATTCGTAttgtaagataaaaaattttgtggAAAACTTGCATCCAACTTGTTAGTTAACGTGGAGTTAAGGCGAGGTCAATGGAATTATAGCCAGTGAAGGCCTCGACAATGTCTTTCGACACTTTCTATGGTCGAACGCGCAGGTGTCGTACCTTTAATAGATACTTTCCCGTTTCTACCGGCGTAATAATGGATGTTCGTCGGGGTGTAAAAAGTTTAAaagaatatcgatatataaaaaaaaaaagaaaagaaaagaaagaagaaaaaaatgaaaagagacagatagaagATTTTACAGGAACTATATCAGATTATATGTTTgttctgaaaataaaaaatctctcTTCATAGATTtatcaaagataattattaagtTCGTATGTTTCTCAATTATTCTcttggaaataatttaataattaacatgaGTAAAACAATAGGAAGTAGTGTTTCATAATTCTCGAAACTTATTGCTATATTGCGTCACACTATTTGTTTATTACATTTACGTCATTGTGCGGAACTACAGCCTTTggatttaataattcaaactaaaaaaaaaaacagatacaAAGACGTTTTAAATAGAGGAAAAGTATGGCAAACTCGTTATCAAGTgatttatcgaaagaaatagaaaagaacttattgaataaagaaggaaggacGAAAGCCTGAATACATTGTTATATGAAGTGGCTACTTAATTAGATGCTAATTCTTTGACCAAGTATGATTAAACATGAATCGACGATAGAAAAAGTTTAAATGTTCAGATGATTAAATGTCAAAAAACATTTAGCTGattcattgttattgaaagtgattaacagaaaaagaaaagtacaaGAGATCAAGACTGAtcaattttccatttttttctttttttttctttctttttcttcgatcgatcgatcgatacatTCAGTTGATCGTTCTGATCTATTTATTAACTCGTCAAAAAATCTCTCTCGCATACACACTTTCGCtacattttaaaaagaaatattacgcTAATTAAAGTTACACGCGAATGAAACGATCGTAATAAATCGATGtgtaaataatactttttccaAGAATTTAAATGAAACGGAATACGGCAAAGTTTGACATCGAATATAAGTCATTTGATCCATGAAAAGAATTCGCTTCTTTATTGTATTAACGAGATAAGGAAGTGAATACctcaatgaaaaaataaaaaaggaaaatcttaTATCGACCAATCGATCTAACATTACATGAATTATAGTTATACTATCGAACATGATCCAATTGCTATCATCGCGCTGATGACAAAATGACAAAATGAAGATCTTTTTGTATGATCGAAAATCAAGcgagttttatatatttcattacagaaattattatgataacgataaatttattttttattttgttaatgaGGCAATAAATTGTTACACAGTGATATATTTATCGAGAGAATATCGAAGGTACTCTTTAATAGAAAATCTACTATACATCTCAATGCATTCTGTGATGCGCCTTGTACCGTAaccttatcgattttatcagtTTATAATCAACGTTATGCATGCACATATTTGCACGTATGTATAGCGTATGTAtagcgtatgtatgtatcataGGCGAAAGAGATACTCGAAAAGATATTCGAATTAAATGAACGATCCCATTGTTGCATTGCATTTAGTGGATACGTAAAATGAtgcatttttcatttataacattttatttgaattatttagaaagacgcatatataataaaactacattggaaatttatttttagtttacCATTAGCCCTTGACAACAAAGACGAGGacatactctttctttctattttaatttcttttttttgtatacgtAAAGTATATATTGATCGTGTTAGAACGATTAATTCAGCTTATCCATATCTTGTTAATCGTGGGAAATTATTCACGTTCGATCTATTGTTGCTTTCCGCGGAAATCTCTCATCGGTATCTTTCATTATTCAGTCTTTTTGTTCGAGATTCctgatctctctttctctctttctctctctctctctctctctctctctctctctctctttctctctttctgaagtatttaaaaatcgtgaataaaaatttccaagaaataatttcatctCAATTATGTAggcaatgataaaaaattccacgtttattttatcacttgatattaattatcaatgacAATAAACACATGAATGaagaattttgtaattttatgtttacattttcgtttttattatatctagaTTAACTATGTTTGTACGTGTTGCCAGATAAATAACAACGATCGTCAATGATTATAAGTGTTTGTTgggaaagtagaaaaatatatgtatgtataagtattCTTAGATGATATTAAATGTGATGTTCTCTTTTGaatgttttttataaaattatgagaGAAACCGAAATGTCAAGAAAGATATCACAGAAATATATGTTTAACGCAAACTATCGATAATGACCGATGGCGCAATTTGCCGGTGCAACAGCACATAAAAGCATGGATTCCTGGCACGATTTCAAACATTTATTCACGCTTTGTCGTAATGATCTATCTATCCCTAGTAGCTTTCTAAAATGTCCgactttattatttgttaaaaatgaaataaggcTTTGAGAAACGAGATCAATATCGTTCCtccaaaattatttattttaagatatggaaaaaaaagtaaatttatattagtGGTGTTCACCTTTCTTCGGCGGTAAGATTTTCTAACTCTGGTATCCAACACCAATGTCCTTCCGGTACTAGGGTAAGAAAGATTTGAGAGAAATATACCCAAGCAACGAACGAGGCAAAGGGTATCATCATAACGAAGAGAATCTTCTGATATAATCCAAACTCCCCGACGTAAGGTAGAAGATCATCGAAATCCATATCCTTCGGATCCTTCACATTGGCAAGTTGATTTTTAAGATCTTTCGAGGAATTCTTACGATTTGCATGTTTATCAGTAGAATTTGAAGTCCGAGATAAAGTATCACAGGCATGATCCGTTAAATTTAAATCGGTTGATGTAGCAAGTTTTTCTTGAGGCGACATATTTGTAAAACGAAAATTCTCTCGATAATTCGATCAATAATTTCAGCTTTAACACTTCAACGAGATCACTTTATCTTCTGttattataagataattttcttgtattattatctatatcacAGGAATGTACTCGTAATCAcaaattaagagagagagataaagagagagagagaaagagagagagagaaagacaaagagatatagagacaataatttttatcgcttAACAACCACTGTCGACGTTTATCTCAAATCTTAAAATTTGTAACATTATATAATGATTtctataagaaatttattatatgatcttttaataaatagattataaattataatgtctatatgaaaattttaactAGAAGCACGTTCGTGTGACGATCGGACATTTGAAAAAGGGACTACGTCGCAACCGAGTCAGGCTAATCCCGTGCTGTCATCAAAAACGGGTAAATCCTGACAGAAGAGACATCATCACTGAAACGTTTGCTCCTTAGGCTGCCTATATAGCTATCGACCAGGAGTTTATTCttccccactctctctctctctctctctctctctctctctctctctctctctctctctgtctctttctttctttttctctctccctctcacgcTTTTGCTCTCACTTACTTTGTAAAAAATAGAATTCAATATTGACTAAACGACATTGAACGCAATGTAATTTGCGGTGATTGTCCTTGCCGTtgattttatatgatatttattctcTCATTTTGTTATCCAGATATGtatcaaataaattgtaaacataatatattttataatcaaataatgaATTTGAATTGATCCTATTTGAATTCTAAGCTGATCTGCAAGGTACATTTCTGGAATTTCGCGATTTTATGATATTGATAAGTAACTTGTAACAATTTATTACTTAATAAATagagattaatttattactaaATAAATAGAGAGTGATTTGATTTTTCGATACTTTCGACGGATTCTCTAATAAAAAGCATGatagttttaatataataaataagatactataataatgtatacaaTGTACCTTTAACATTTTCCTATCTAGATTAATTGGCTGATCATTCATATATACCGGAATTACATTCAAGTCGtttataagtacatatactACGTCACTTTGGTATGCGGTATACTTTACTgcattacgataaaaaatatatttgcgttaatatgaaatatcttCTCCCTTAAAACATTCATCATGCTTTTGAAGGTTttctaaaaaatttattataatttttatatttgctttGATAATCATTATTCCTAATTATCTAACGGGTTATCAGAAATATTTACTCATAAGTAGAaatatttagtattattaatctaaaaaatgaaatatttaaataaatataatatgcttgataaattgtttaataaattgaaaatgtcCTTATGGTATTTAAGTAAACTCTGCAAGAGCTATTTGACCGAAGTAGAAAGTTTTatcaaagaatgaaaaagcgAGAATTGAATTTGGCGCGAAAAAAAGGcggtatttttaaataaccaTACACTGATTTGAGTAGTTATTCTAAATACGGAACGCATTGattactttctatttctatcgtaGTTCGATACATCCTAAGTAGGAATGtttttaatagtaaaaatacgATCATCTAATTTTCATAGATCTCTTTAAGAAAATCCgttgtttttttatcaaattcattGTACAGTTCcggtatgtatgtaaatactaGATATATCTTCTTCCTGTTCTTATAAGAGAAGAATTCCATGTAAAGTTGACGTTCAATGAATGTAGATGTATCCGCGCTTCGTTAGACATGAAAACGTCAAAGGAAATGTTTTAAAAGTTTTCACGAAAGTTCGATCAATTAATcacatatttttatcttcaaatGGTCTAGATACAAATCTATACATAATGCAGAATGAAAAACGCCTTGATGCATGAATACAGAAAGAATGATTATCTGTAAACTGATAACTAAtcgacaaagaaataaaattatcacaaatataacaaaagtatAATCAGATAATTCGTAATAGTGATTAGACAAGAGATTgatattttgattttgttgattatttttaataaaaaagtataatagatAAGATAATAGATAAGCTTATTCAATTTAACCATGCAAGCATTCGTAAGAtggttatttatttctttttaaaacgtGACAGAAATATCTTGAATATCTGTTGAAAAAGCATAGCGTtctaaaaaagaggaaatatatatgtagctATTATATATAGAGTTTTGTATCTGTTATATAAATCAGTGTGAgtgaaattaatatgaaagCTATTCGACAACCGTTTGGTGTTTTTATACAAAAGACATTCTTCTATGCATAAGGTTATGAGTGTAATCATCATGTAGTTTAACATAAAAATGATGTCTCATATCGTAGCTCTGAGTTCTATACGAAGACGATGTATTATCATATTGTCAATAGTATTAGTGCCATGTACCATTTTAAATCTTTTGTCCTCATCGGATTTGCACGAAGAAACAATGTTGCAGAATAATATCGCTGAATTACAAGTAAAGCTTGAACATTTACATGCCAAGTATATCAGTAGccaggaagaaataaatatattatcacaTCAATTACTACAATTAGTAGAAAGCAATCATATTTTACCTGATCTTCAATATCTGATCAATAATGGTACAtctaatataacaaatataaaattaccaTCTATATACAACTTTCTTccacattttttaaatgatccgAATAGTTTGCGTCCTGCATTCATACAAAGCAAAGGACGTTCCGGAGTAAGCATGGTATTAGGTATACCAACTGTTAAAAGAGAAGTGCAGAGCTATTTAATGGctacattaaaaaatttaatagatcGTATGAGCCCTGCAGAAATACTTGATACCttgataatagtattagtagcTGAAGTAAGTATATTTACTTAAGTTGCTTTAAATCTACTTATGTTTTAATCTAGTTAAtacgttcctttttttatagACAGATTTGGATTATGTGACTTATGTTGCAAAGCAAATTGAAGTACAGTAAgtctatattttttacatgatCTACCTGAATTTAAATGAACATGTTTTGGATATGTCTGTATATCTCCTATTTCATAGCAACtgaattatatgtattataatcattagatTAGAGTACTGTAGTGATAGATTGCTTCttgcatttatataattatatttgatactTAAACTATTACACTTACTAATACAGCATGGAAATATTACAgacatttattatcaatttaaaaaatcatcacactaaaaaaattatcataagaTTAAGGTCTGAAAagattatcatatatatatatatatacgcacgcgcgcgcgtgtgtgttatgtattgttttttattaataactaaAACACATTCTGTTgtctattattaaattattctagATTTCCAAATGAATATGAAACTGGAGTAATTGATGTGATATCTCCGTCTTCATCATATTATCCACAGTTATCTAAATTGCGAGATACTTTAGGAGATGATCATCAACGTGTGGTTTGGAGGTCAAAACAAAATCTGGATTTTGCATTTCTCATGTCATATGCTCAGACAAAAGGAATGTTTTATATACAACTAGAAGATGATATTTTagctaaaaaaaattttataactaCTATGAAATCATTTGCTTTACAAAAAGTTAGCACAAAAGAGAATTGGTTTGTATTGGACTTTTGTCAATTGGGATTTATAGGTATGTTTTACTCATATTAATCtaaattaatcatatatttcataataaaaagtaacatGATAACAATATAAGCAATAACATCATTGAATTCTCCATATTTTCTTGTGGTTtaggaaaattatttaaatgtgtGGAACTGCCATGGTTAATCCaattttttctaatgtttCATAATGATAAACCTGTAGATTGGCTATTAGATCATTTAATTTCAACAAAAGTGTGCAGTCTCGATAAAGACAGTGTAAGTATAATTGTAGttaaataaacttttattaaattttttcttttttttttttttattgtaattatttccttttacatTTGATATATTGTAGAAACATTGTAAGATGGCTAAAGCAGAACTCTGGATACATTATAAGCCTTCACTTTTTCAACATATAGGAACACATTCTTCGTTGAAAGGGAAAGTACAAAAACTTAAGGTATCTTATCCAATTTAACCACGTGTGTACGCGCATCTCtgtttatatactatatgcaATCAAAGTGttttctaattgttattacatttaaatcgTAGGATAAACAATTCGGCAAAATTACTTTATACTATGCACATGAAAATCCGGATGCAATGGTGGAAACTCGAATTAAACCATACAAACAATATACATTGCAAAAAGCCTATAAAGGAGAATCATTCTTTTGGGGGCTATTACCGCAACCAGGAGATCAcctaaaatttaaatttacacattctatttttataaaaaggttaatattttattaaaattattttttatc
The genomic region above belongs to Vespa crabro chromosome 2, iyVesCrab1.2, whole genome shotgun sequence and contains:
- the LOC124432925 gene encoding alpha-1,3-mannosyl-glycoprotein 4-beta-N-acetylglucosaminyltransferase B; this encodes MMSHIVALSSIRRRCIIILSIVLVPCTILNLLSSSDLHEETMLQNNIAELQVKLEHLHAKYISSQEEINILSHQLLQLVESNHILPDLQYLINNGTSNITNIKLPSIYNFLPHFLNDPNSLRPAFIQSKGRSGVSMVLGIPTVKREVQSYLMATLKNLIDRMSPAEILDTLIIVLVAETDLDYVTYVAKQIEVQFPNEYETGVIDVISPSSSYYPQLSKLRDTLGDDHQRVVWRSKQNLDFAFLMSYAQTKGMFYIQLEDDILAKKNFITTMKSFALQKVSTKENWFVLDFCQLGFIGKLFKCVELPWLIQFFLMFHNDKPVDWLLDHLISTKVCSLDKDSKHCKMAKAELWIHYKPSLFQHIGTHSSLKGKVQKLKDKQFGKITLYYAHENPDAMVETRIKPYKQYTLQKAYKGESFFWGLLPQPGDHLKFKFTHSIFIKRYLFRSGNPEHPSDRFYNTTVEVLPEMFKFIDRNNNDITEDGYIIIGKFDALGIAQGTVDKKYGRISVLRLTVHSESENWAILSEIHIVEDQPS
- the LOC124432924 gene encoding organic cation transporter protein, producing the protein MSPQEKLATSTDLNLTDHACDTLSRTSNSTDKHANRKNSSKDLKNQLANVKDPKDMDFDDLLPYVGEFGLYQKILFVMMIPFASFVAWVYFSQIFLTLVPEGHWCWIPELENLTAEERIALAIPPEGEGYSKCIMYDTNYTEILSKGIKVSDPTWSIKKCQHGWEFNYTDIPYSTIATEFEWVCDDSALPNTAQSIFFVGAIFGGLIFGWIADRFGRVPALVGANITGFLSGVATIFAGNFWEFAVCRFFFGFAFDNCFTMMYILVLEYVGPKWRTFVANMSIAIFFTFASCILPWIAYFLADWKLTCLATSVPLILAVVSPWLIPESARWLVSQGRIDKAIGILRKFERINGTKVPDDIYKQFQETCAKIRKEEETDKSYSVLDLFKSPRLRKITILFIVIWMAISLVFDGHVRNVDNLGLNVFITFTVAAATELPADTFLTLVLDRWGRRWLACGSMVISGIFSIWACAVSNNIYSATLAICGRFWVNISYNIGLQYAAEVLPTVVRAQGVALIHIMGYVASILAPFVVYLNIISSILPLLLLGIFGIIGGLLTLFLPETLDKDLPQTLEDGENFGLNQKMWDVPCFSKKLQDKEPPAPEIFRSFGRTSARISMRASLRGEVMRSNLIHRSSMKSQKNTSPTVEMAKL